One part of the Methylobacterium terrae genome encodes these proteins:
- a CDS encoding glycosyltransferase family 2 protein, with translation MKYVAVTRILDEADIVEAFTRHSALFVGHHIFMDNGSNDGTLDILRALQDEGLPITVFQNKSVHYNEREFNTFLYKEAVDNHQADWVVFLDADEFLDDRHLGMSFHQYFEALSRSDRPAHCVKVPMVNYQYTRQDDKGEVIVPRRMIRRHAPSDTCKVIVSAKIRHDDILIDNGSHHVFCRGSEVREAITENSIWLAHFSERSPFQLVVKFVRGWAKVLAAGESVIETGASSHYRGPFHMLRDNPESLLRSEWFMTHKNEHPDLVEDPMRYHGGELRYTKSPDDEMLAVRSLMGYLTDLADQHGRLIDSSASVRQLVEQWGSRHDRIL, from the coding sequence GTTTGTCGGCCACCACATCTTCATGGACAACGGCAGCAACGACGGAACGCTGGACATTCTGCGCGCGCTGCAGGATGAAGGATTGCCGATCACCGTTTTCCAAAATAAGTCAGTGCATTACAACGAGCGCGAATTCAATACTTTTCTGTACAAGGAAGCTGTCGACAATCACCAGGCTGACTGGGTCGTCTTCCTGGACGCGGACGAGTTCCTCGACGATCGGCATCTCGGGATGTCGTTTCACCAATATTTCGAAGCCTTGTCGCGGAGCGATCGCCCGGCTCACTGCGTCAAGGTTCCGATGGTGAACTATCAGTACACCCGTCAGGACGACAAGGGCGAGGTCATCGTCCCCCGGCGCATGATCAGGCGCCACGCGCCGAGCGACACCTGCAAGGTGATCGTGAGCGCGAAGATCCGGCACGACGACATCCTCATCGACAACGGGTCGCACCACGTCTTCTGCCGTGGGTCGGAGGTCCGTGAGGCGATCACCGAGAACAGCATCTGGCTGGCGCATTTCTCCGAGCGCTCGCCGTTCCAGCTGGTCGTGAAGTTCGTGCGGGGCTGGGCCAAGGTCCTCGCCGCCGGCGAGAGCGTCATCGAGACCGGGGCGAGCTCCCATTACCGTGGGCCGTTCCACATGCTCAGGGACAACCCGGAATCGCTCCTCCGGAGCGAATGGTTCATGACGCACAAGAACGAGCATCCGGATCTCGTCGAGGATCCGATGCGCTACCACGGCGGGGAACTCCGATACACGAAGAGCCCCGACGACGAGATGCTCGCCGTCAGGAGCCTGATGGGATACCTGACGGACCTGGCCGATCAGCACGGCCGGCTGATCGACTCCAGCGCTTCCGTCAGGCAACTGGTCGAGCAGTGGGGATCCCGGCACGACAGGATCCTGTGA
- a CDS encoding DUF1214 domain-containing protein: MLTENVAPPASGRTAPPGPRHPAGLRLRLLRGLARPRRIGTVGLVLYALALGAVLGLASANWATRGRYPFGGVALNAWTAWPKIGSRDADPYVRAIHARTGEVPLALGEGLLLTAINDDAGRRLDPSCRYRIAGATPPARAWTLTVERGRLAKPERQAGSAPPPRTGFTSTEVLRDRDGRFAVSVSPTVQPGNWLPMPEGEGSIRLVLRLYDTPVAASTGVLEREGVPSITREDCP, encoded by the coding sequence ATGCTGACCGAGAACGTCGCCCCTCCGGCCTCCGGGCGTACCGCGCCCCCAGGCCCTCGACACCCGGCCGGCCTGCGCCTCCGGCTCCTGCGGGGGCTCGCGCGCCCGCGCCGGATCGGGACCGTGGGGCTGGTGCTCTACGCCCTCGCGCTCGGCGCGGTCCTGGGCCTCGCCAGCGCCAACTGGGCGACGCGGGGGCGCTACCCGTTCGGGGGCGTCGCCCTCAACGCCTGGACGGCCTGGCCGAAGATCGGCTCGCGCGACGCCGACCCCTACGTGCGGGCGATCCACGCCCGCACCGGCGAGGTCCCGCTGGCGCTCGGCGAGGGCCTGCTCCTCACCGCGATCAACGACGATGCCGGGCGACGGCTCGACCCCTCCTGCCGCTATCGCATCGCCGGAGCGACGCCGCCGGCCCGGGCCTGGACCCTGACGGTGGAGCGCGGCCGCCTCGCCAAGCCCGAGAGGCAGGCCGGCTCCGCCCCGCCGCCGCGCACCGGGTTCACCTCGACCGAGGTGCTGCGCGACCGCGACGGCCGCTTTGCCGTGAGCGTGAGCCCGACCGTGCAGCCCGGCAACTGGCTGCCGATGCCGGAGGGCGAGGGCTCGATCCGGCTGGTGCTGCGCCTCTACGACACGCCGGTGGCGGCGAGCACCGGCGTGCTCGAGCGCGAGGGCGTTCCCTCGATCACCCGGGAGGATTGCCCGTGA
- a CDS encoding DUF1254 domain-containing protein produces MTPLGRFVLATLCGLVLAGLVHVATVLAIPYLAAGDALARSRATLANDTSVLVHAAETGGAADAAPAEAAPGQPAPGQPAEGWLPRQDPAVAVGICAYDLDDGPVRITAETGPLLETIALHGRNGAYYAITDQAALRGTVELVIMTRRQFDEALATADEDERNRDVRIVAPSREGFVSVRVLAALPSQQAQANEAARSVSCTIDGPDE; encoded by the coding sequence GTGACGCCCCTCGGCCGCTTCGTCCTCGCCACCCTGTGCGGCCTCGTCCTGGCCGGGCTCGTCCACGTCGCGACGGTGCTGGCGATCCCCTATCTCGCCGCCGGCGACGCCCTGGCGCGCTCGCGCGCGACGCTCGCCAACGACACCTCGGTGCTGGTCCACGCCGCCGAGACCGGCGGGGCGGCGGACGCCGCACCGGCCGAGGCGGCACCGGGGCAGCCGGCACCGGGGCAGCCCGCGGAGGGCTGGCTGCCGCGCCAGGACCCGGCGGTGGCGGTGGGAATCTGCGCCTACGACCTCGACGACGGCCCGGTGCGGATCACCGCCGAGACCGGCCCGCTCCTCGAGACGATCGCGCTGCACGGGCGCAACGGCGCCTACTACGCCATCACCGACCAGGCGGCCTTACGCGGCACGGTCGAGCTCGTGATCATGACCCGGCGCCAGTTCGACGAGGCGCTCGCCACCGCCGACGAGGACGAGCGCAACCGCGACGTGCGCATCGTCGCGCCGAGCCGGGAGGGCTTCGTCAGCGTGCGGGTGCTCGCCGCCCTGCCGAGCCAGCAGGCCCAGGCCAACGAGGCCGCCCGCTCGGTCTCGTGCACCATCGACGGGCCGGACGAGTAG
- a CDS encoding DUF2336 domain-containing protein — protein MARTAADAPPDLSGLLDLARDRRLDMKPVLLRVQTDLFRAAPVRDVSTIKAFEALACGLIPTVDDATAEIVAQKLAPLPDTPQSVLALLAAHGGGARDAVLASSPVLSTAVLDAAGNGPALDAIIALRHDLGRTVVEDLSLRDEPDVDLALARNATAPLAGAALERLVERARRRPDLAALLLARDDLPAVDLAPLYLQADAPRRAAIRDGVAARAALRPQARAGMRAAGAALTAFAGRGEPERFEAALGEALGMPGVSFRATEPERRDLLALALRAADLAEEEAVFIFLRLDPSIARSVEAVFGLTDLFRAMDAATARDLVASILGSEPAARGATPEQHRPAHGPASPRIRPAAAPALRPALPERTRKAR, from the coding sequence ATGGCCCGCACCGCCGCCGACGCACCGCCGGACCTCTCCGGCCTCCTCGATCTCGCGCGAGACCGGCGTCTCGACATGAAACCGGTCCTGCTGCGGGTGCAGACGGACCTGTTTCGCGCCGCGCCGGTGCGGGACGTGTCGACGATCAAGGCCTTCGAGGCCCTGGCCTGCGGGCTGATCCCGACGGTCGACGACGCCACCGCCGAGATCGTCGCCCAGAAGCTCGCCCCGCTCCCCGACACGCCCCAGAGCGTGCTGGCGCTGCTCGCCGCCCATGGCGGCGGGGCCCGCGACGCGGTGCTGGCTTCGAGCCCGGTGCTCTCCACCGCGGTGCTCGACGCCGCCGGCAACGGCCCGGCCCTCGACGCGATCATCGCCCTGCGCCACGACCTCGGCCGGACCGTGGTCGAGGATCTGAGCCTGCGCGACGAGCCGGACGTCGACCTGGCGCTCGCCCGCAACGCGACCGCGCCGCTCGCCGGCGCCGCCCTGGAGCGGCTGGTGGAGCGCGCGCGCCGGCGGCCGGACCTCGCCGCCCTGCTGCTCGCCCGCGACGACCTGCCCGCCGTCGACCTCGCCCCGCTCTACCTCCAGGCCGACGCGCCGCGCCGCGCGGCGATCCGCGACGGCGTCGCCGCCCGCGCGGCCCTGCGGCCGCAAGCCCGGGCCGGGATGCGCGCCGCCGGCGCGGCGCTCACCGCGTTTGCCGGCCGCGGCGAGCCCGAGCGGTTCGAGGCTGCGCTCGGCGAGGCGCTCGGCATGCCGGGGGTGAGCTTCCGCGCCACCGAGCCGGAGCGCCGCGACCTCCTGGCGCTGGCCCTGCGCGCCGCCGACCTCGCCGAGGAGGAGGCGGTGTTCATCTTCCTGCGCCTCGACCCCTCGATCGCCCGCTCGGTCGAGGCGGTGTTCGGCCTCACCGACCTCTTTCGCGCCATGGATGCCGCCACCGCCCGCGACCTCGTCGCCTCGATCCTCGGCAGCGAGCCGGCGGCGCGCGGCGCCACCCCCGAGCAGCACCGTCCCGCCCACGGCCCGGCCTCCCCGCGCATCCGGCCCGCGGCCGCCCCGGCCCTGCGCCCGGCCCTGCCGGAACGGACCCGCAAGGCGCGCTGA
- a CDS encoding GNAT family N-acetyltransferase produces the protein MIRPAAPADHPALARLFREMQAYYAVSCPGPDEIEASLAGRPAGTEILVAEEGTDLAGFAAFSAIYPGPGLAGGLFLKELFVGGRHRGAGHGRALVRAVAGQAVARGLTRVDWTADAGKPELLAFYEGLGAAQKPDKVFFRLDGEGLARLGGGSAATSRASEQ, from the coding sequence ATGATCCGGCCGGCCGCGCCGGCCGACCACCCGGCCCTGGCGCGGCTGTTCCGGGAGATGCAGGCCTACTACGCCGTCTCCTGCCCAGGCCCGGACGAGATCGAGGCCTCCCTCGCCGGGCGGCCTGCCGGCACCGAGATCCTGGTGGCGGAGGAGGGGACGGATCTCGCGGGCTTCGCCGCCTTCTCGGCGATCTATCCCGGCCCGGGGCTCGCCGGCGGCCTGTTCCTCAAGGAGCTGTTCGTCGGAGGCCGGCATCGCGGCGCCGGCCACGGTCGCGCCCTGGTGCGGGCGGTGGCGGGGCAGGCCGTGGCGCGCGGGCTGACGCGCGTCGACTGGACGGCGGATGCCGGCAAGCCCGAGCTGCTGGCGTTCTACGAGGGCCTCGGCGCGGCGCAGAAGCCCGACAAGGTGTTCTTCCGGCTCGATGGGGAAGGGCTGGCGCGGCTCGGCGGCGGGAGTGCTGCGACCTCGCGCGCGTCCGAACAATGA
- a CDS encoding adenylate/guanylate cyclase domain-containing protein produces the protein MDESDALFAAFHRTAEPAAAGAVERLLRDGSDADLARINAVRLAAQAGIDEEPVIAALLHGARLGLLEMAWNVLCPSCSGVLEAPASLRGVRRDYHCAFCSLDSEPVLDDTVEVTFTVSPRIRRIAAHDPDGLDVWDYQRQVFFGSGVAFPEPEAFAALAQRALVETVELKASERMILALQLGHEPLIVVDPVTHAAHGITVEGEPTQERQDLALVFDEARTGAGSDAFRPGPLRLSLDNRSAKRVLPTVFRLGPDLEALIGGRRPFLTAKRLLSNQTFRDLYRTDTLDIDQRLKILSLTFLFTDLKGSTELYARVGDLVAYDLVRAHFRLLHEIVAAEGGAVVKTIGDAVMATFPSPHRAVAAALRMRTAMQGLNAERGADDLVLKIGLHEGPCLAVSLNDRQDYFGQTVNVAARVQQLASAGGIFATETVLHHPEAARHLAETGAAARAELRALRGIAEPVPVFEIT, from the coding sequence ATGGACGAGAGCGACGCCCTCTTCGCCGCGTTCCACCGCACGGCCGAGCCCGCGGCCGCCGGGGCGGTAGAGCGGCTGCTGCGGGACGGATCCGATGCCGACCTGGCGCGGATCAACGCGGTGCGCCTCGCGGCGCAGGCCGGGATCGACGAGGAGCCGGTGATCGCCGCCCTCCTGCACGGCGCGCGGCTCGGCCTGCTCGAGATGGCCTGGAACGTGCTGTGCCCGAGCTGCAGCGGCGTGCTCGAGGCGCCGGCGAGCCTGCGCGGCGTGCGGCGGGATTATCATTGCGCCTTCTGCTCCCTCGACAGCGAGCCGGTCCTCGACGACACGGTCGAGGTGACGTTCACGGTGAGCCCCCGAATCCGGCGCATCGCCGCCCACGATCCCGACGGGCTCGACGTCTGGGACTACCAGCGCCAGGTCTTCTTCGGCTCCGGCGTCGCCTTCCCGGAGCCCGAGGCCTTCGCCGCCCTGGCGCAGCGGGCGCTCGTCGAGACGGTCGAGCTGAAGGCCAGCGAGCGGATGATCCTGGCGTTGCAGCTCGGGCACGAGCCGCTGATCGTGGTCGATCCCGTGACCCACGCCGCCCACGGCATCACGGTCGAGGGCGAGCCGACGCAGGAGCGCCAGGACCTCGCCCTCGTCTTCGACGAGGCCCGGACGGGTGCCGGCAGCGACGCCTTCCGCCCCGGCCCCTTGCGCCTCTCCCTCGACAACCGCAGCGCCAAGCGCGTGCTGCCGACGGTGTTCCGCCTCGGGCCGGACCTCGAGGCGCTGATCGGCGGGCGCCGGCCCTTCCTCACCGCCAAGCGGCTCCTCAGCAACCAGACCTTTCGCGATCTCTACCGTACCGACACGCTCGACATCGACCAGCGGCTCAAGATCCTGAGCCTGACCTTCCTGTTCACCGACCTGAAGGGCTCGACCGAGCTCTACGCCCGGGTCGGCGACCTCGTCGCCTACGACCTCGTGCGGGCGCATTTCCGCCTCCTGCACGAGATCGTCGCCGCCGAGGGCGGGGCGGTGGTCAAGACGATCGGCGACGCCGTGATGGCGACCTTCCCGAGCCCGCACCGGGCGGTGGCGGCGGCGCTCCGCATGCGGACGGCGATGCAGGGGCTGAACGCCGAGCGCGGCGCCGACGACCTCGTGCTCAAGATCGGGCTGCACGAGGGGCCCTGCCTCGCGGTGAGCCTCAACGACCGCCAGGACTATTTCGGGCAGACCGTGAACGTCGCCGCGCGGGTGCAGCAGCTGGCCAGCGCCGGCGGCATCTTCGCCACCGAGACGGTCCTGCATCACCCGGAGGCCGCCCGCCACCTCGCCGAGACCGGGGCGGCGGCGCGGGCGGAGTTGCGGGCCTTGCGCGGCATCGCCGAGCCGGTGCCGGTCTTCGAGATCACCTGA
- a CDS encoding DHA2 family efflux MFS transporter permease subunit has product MRQARIVPLVVATALFMENTDSTVLATSLPAIAADMGEDPIALKLALTSYLVSLAIFIPISGWAADRYGARTVFRWALAVFMAGSLACAASTSLGWFVAARFLQGMGGAMMVPVGRLVLLRSVPKGELVQALATLTIPALVGPVIGPPLGGLITTTLHWRWIFFINLPIGLAGILLATRYFQDIKEEARPPLDLLGFTLSGAGLASLMLGLASSGRHLLPEAVSWACTGAGIVLCGLYLAHSRRVAHPVIRLDLLRHPTFRAAILGGSLFRIGTGAIPFLLPLMLQLGFGLDPLHSGLITFAAAAGALFMKTIAARILRAFGFRAVMTVNAVIAAGLLAVNGLFTAGTPHALIITVLLIGGCFRSLQFTAVNAIAYADVDPRDMSAATSLASVAQQLSLSIGVAFGAFALQSAAEWHGRTEIRAEDFWPAFLAVAVVSGLSTLSFRRLAPEAGAEVSGHRLVRVKPAADAT; this is encoded by the coding sequence ATGCGCCAAGCCCGGATCGTCCCCCTCGTCGTCGCGACGGCCCTGTTCATGGAGAACACGGATTCCACCGTCCTCGCGACGTCGCTGCCGGCGATCGCCGCGGATATGGGCGAGGACCCGATCGCCCTGAAGCTGGCGCTGACCTCCTACCTCGTCAGCCTGGCGATCTTCATCCCCATCAGCGGCTGGGCCGCCGACCGCTACGGCGCCCGCACGGTCTTCCGCTGGGCGCTCGCGGTGTTCATGGCCGGGTCGCTCGCCTGCGCGGCGTCGACCTCGCTCGGCTGGTTCGTCGCCGCGCGCTTCCTCCAGGGCATGGGCGGGGCGATGATGGTGCCGGTCGGGCGCCTCGTGCTGCTGCGCAGCGTGCCGAAGGGCGAGCTGGTCCAGGCGCTCGCGACGCTGACCATCCCGGCGCTGGTCGGCCCGGTGATCGGCCCGCCGCTCGGCGGCCTCATCACCACGACCCTGCACTGGCGCTGGATCTTCTTCATCAACCTGCCGATCGGGCTCGCCGGCATCCTGCTCGCCACCCGCTACTTCCAGGACATCAAGGAGGAGGCGCGCCCGCCCCTCGATCTCCTCGGCTTCACCCTGTCGGGGGCCGGGCTCGCGAGCCTGATGCTCGGGCTCGCCTCGAGCGGGCGCCACCTCCTGCCGGAGGCGGTCTCCTGGGCCTGCACCGGGGCCGGCATCGTGCTGTGCGGGCTCTACCTCGCCCATAGCCGCCGGGTCGCGCATCCGGTGATCCGCCTCGACCTCCTGCGCCATCCGACCTTCCGGGCCGCGATCCTCGGCGGCAGCCTGTTTCGCATCGGCACCGGGGCGATCCCGTTCCTGCTGCCGCTGATGCTGCAGCTCGGCTTCGGGCTCGACCCGCTGCATTCGGGCCTCATCACCTTCGCGGCCGCCGCGGGCGCGCTGTTCATGAAGACCATCGCGGCGCGCATCCTGCGCGCCTTCGGCTTCCGGGCGGTGATGACGGTGAACGCGGTGATCGCGGCGGGGCTGCTGGCCGTCAACGGCCTGTTCACCGCGGGCACGCCGCACGCCCTCATCATCACGGTCCTCCTGATCGGCGGCTGCTTCCGCTCGCTGCAATTCACCGCCGTCAACGCCATCGCCTACGCCGACGTCGACCCGCGCGACATGAGCGCGGCGACGAGCCTCGCAAGCGTGGCCCAGCAACTGTCCTTGAGCATCGGCGTCGCCTTCGGGGCCTTCGCGCTCCAGTCGGCCGCCGAGTGGCACGGCCGCACCGAGATCCGGGCGGAGGATTTCTGGCCCGCCTTCCTGGCGGTGGCGGTCGTCTCCGGCCTCTCGACCCTGTCGTTCCGGCGTCTCGCCCCGGAGGCCGGCGCCGAGGTCTCGGGCCACCGCCTCGTCCGGGTGAAGCCCGCCGCCGACGCGACCTGA
- a CDS encoding BrnA antitoxin family protein: protein MPELKLTPITDEDEARIQAGIAADPDNPEITPERFAQARPFAEVFPEMAAAFRRSRGLQKAPTKQLVSLRLDQDVIERFKATGPGWQTRINEALRQIAETLPAA, encoded by the coding sequence ATGCCTGAACTCAAGCTGACGCCCATCACCGACGAGGACGAGGCACGCATACAGGCCGGGATCGCGGCCGATCCGGACAACCCCGAGATCACGCCGGAGCGATTCGCGCAGGCGCGGCCCTTCGCAGAGGTGTTCCCCGAGATGGCGGCGGCTTTCCGCCGGTCGCGCGGGCTGCAGAAGGCTCCGACGAAACAGCTTGTGAGCCTGCGGCTCGACCAGGACGTGATCGAGCGCTTCAAGGCCACCGGCCCGGGCTGGCAGACCCGCATCAACGAGGCCTTGCGGCAGATCGCCGAGACCCTTCCGGCGGCGTGA
- a CDS encoding carbonic anhydrase, with amino-acid sequence MHKDPLVDSSIIQGITAFRGSVFPGQRQMYRRLVRDGQQPKALIIACADSRVAPEHITQAGPGELFVCRNAGNIVPPFAEMNGGVSSAIEYAVVALGVRDIVVCGHSDCGAMKGLMQPGALKDMPNVAAWLRHSHAADRIVCEAYPDDIDPADRLRALALENVVVQLAHLRTHPSVAAALARGRLSLHGWFFEIETGTLHAYDGNRFVALTDDGALPVAEISVPRRAAPDMAASIAAE; translated from the coding sequence ATGCACAAGGACCCCCTCGTGGACAGCAGCATCATCCAGGGCATCACCGCCTTTCGCGGCAGCGTCTTCCCGGGCCAGCGGCAGATGTACCGGCGCCTGGTGCGCGACGGGCAGCAGCCCAAGGCCCTGATCATCGCCTGCGCCGATTCCCGGGTCGCGCCCGAGCACATCACCCAGGCGGGTCCCGGCGAGCTGTTCGTCTGCCGCAACGCCGGCAACATCGTCCCGCCCTTCGCGGAGATGAACGGCGGCGTCTCCTCGGCGATCGAGTACGCGGTAGTGGCGCTCGGGGTTCGCGACATCGTGGTCTGCGGCCACTCGGATTGCGGCGCGATGAAGGGGCTGATGCAGCCCGGCGCGCTGAAGGACATGCCGAACGTCGCCGCCTGGCTGCGCCACAGCCACGCCGCCGACCGCATCGTCTGCGAGGCCTATCCGGACGACATCGACCCGGCCGACCGCCTGCGGGCCCTCGCCCTCGAGAACGTGGTGGTGCAGCTCGCCCACCTACGCACCCATCCGAGCGTGGCGGCGGCGCTCGCCAGGGGGCGGCTCTCCCTGCACGGCTGGTTCTTCGAGATCGAGACCGGCACGCTCCACGCCTATGACGGGAACCGCTTCGTGGCGCTCACCGACGACGGCGCCCTGCCGGTGGCGGAGATCTCGGTCCCGCGGCGGGCCGCACCCGACATGGCGGCGTCGATCGCGGCGGAGTGA